A region of the Gemmatimonadaceae bacterium genome:
ACGTCGGCCAGCACCACCCGCGCACCCAACCCGGCCGCGTAATCGTGCACCATCTTCAACTCGGCCGGCGTGTCGCTCAGGATCCGGTTGATCGCGATCACCACCGGAACGCCGAACTGCCGCACGTTCTCCAGATGGTGCTTCAGATGCGGCAACCCGCGCTCCAACGCGCCCAGGTCCTCCTTCGTCAGCGACTTCTTGTCCATCCCGCCCTGCATCTTCAGCGAGCGGATGGTGGCCACCAGCACCGCCGCCTCGGGATTCAACCCCCCGAACCGGCACTTGATGTCGAAGAATTTCTCGGCCCCCAGATCCGACCCGAACCCGGCCTCGGTCACCACCACGTCACCCAGCGCCAGCGCCGACCGCGTGGCCAGAATGCTGTTGCACCCGTGCGCGATGTTGCCGAACGGACCGGCGTGCACGAACGCCGGCCCACCCTCCAACGTCTGCACGAGATTGGGACGGATGGCATCCTTGAGCAGCATCGCCATCGCCCCGCTCGCGTTCAACTGACCGGCCCGCACCGGCTGCCGGTCCTTGCCCGCCGTGGCCCCCACGATGATCCGCGACAGCCGCTCCTCCAGATCCTTGCGACTGCTGGACAGCGCCACGATCGCCATGATCTCGCTGGCCGGAATGATCACCCAATGCTCCTCGCGCACCACGCCGTCGCTCATCCCGCCCAACCCGATCACGGCATTGCGCAGCGCGCGATCGTTCATGTCGATCGTCCGCGGCCAGGTGATCCGCCGCGCGTCGATGTTCAACGCGTTGCCCTGCTGCAGATGGTTGTCGAGCATGGCCGACAACAGCGCGTGCGCGCTCGAGATGGCATGGAAGTCGCCGGTGAAGTGGAGGTTGATGTCCTCCATCGGAATCACCTGCGCATACCCGCCACCGGCCGCCCCACCCTTGACCCCGAACACGGGCCCCAGACTGGGCTCGCGCATGCAGAGAATGGCGTTCGTGCCGATGCGCCGCAGCGCCTGCGACAGCCCCACGCTCACGGTGCTCTTGCCCTCGCCGGCCGGCGTGGGACTGATCGCCGTCACCAGCACCAGCCGCCCACGCACGGGACGCGTGGAGATCTCGAGCGGGATCTTGGCCTTGTACTTGCCGTACAGGTCTATGTCGTCAGCGCCGAGGCCAAGGTCCGCGGCCACGTCCACGATCGGACGCGGCCGCGCAGCCTGCGCGATTTCGATATCGGATGGAACGGTGGAACCGGTCAACTCGTCTCCCGCGTGATCGGAGCGCCCACGCGCTCCGGGTGAGCATACACATTCGCGGTCCGCCCGCGCAGCAGGCCCACGAGGCAGACATTCGCCGCCTCGGCCAGGCGCACGGCAAGACCGGTGGGACGCGACACTGCAGCCAGCAACGGCACGCCGAACGCGGCCGCCTTCTGCACCAATTCAAAGCTCGCCCGGCTCGTGACCACCAGGAACCCGGCCCCAGGGTCCACCCCCTCGCGCGCCAGCGCGCCGAGCACCTTGTCCAGCGCGTTGTGACGACCCACGTCCTCGCGCACCACGTGCAGCGTGCCGTCGGCACGCGCCCACGCCGCTCCGTGCACGGCGTGCGTGTCGCGATTGAACGGCTGCCGCGCGTCCAGCGCCGAGCCCGCCCGCCACAACGCCTCGGCGGCGACCACGAGCGACGACGCCACCACCCGCGGCGCGCGCACGGCATCGTCGATCGCCTCCACCCCGCACAGCCCACAGCCGGTGCGGCCGGCGAGCACCCGCGTCCGATCGGCCAGCCGCGCCGACGCGGCGCTGGGAATCTCGATGGTCAGCTCCACTCCGCGGCTGTGCGGCGCGATCTCCACGCGCCCGATGTCGGCGGCGCGCTCCACGATCCCCTCGCTGAGCGAGAACCCCACCGCCAGATCCTCGAGATCGGAGGGCGTGCACATCATCACCACGTGCGACCGCCCCCCGTACACGAACGCCACCGGCACCTCGCCGGCCACCGGCGCCCGGTCGGCATGCGCGGCATCCCCGTCGAGGTGGACGAAGCTGCGCGACTCCACCGGCAGCCCGTAGCCCACGCCGGGAACGGCCCCCAGTGCCGGCGGCGTCTCAGCCACGCGCACCCTGCACGAACCGCCAGCCGAACCGGCCCTTGATGCAGAGATTGCCCCGGGTGACCTCGTTGCCCAGCGGACTCGTGGCCTTCACGATCTCCCCATCCTGCACGTGCAGCGTGAGCGTGCACCCCACGCCGCAGTACGGACAGATGGTGTCGGTGGCGGTCTGCGCGGCCTCGTCCCACGATCCGTCGGCCCGCATGTCGAACTCGGTCCTGGCCATCAGCGCGCCCGTGGGACACACGGCAATGCAGTTGCCGCAATAGACGCACGCCGACTGGGGCAGCGCCACCGCCATCTCGGTGGAGATGCGGGCATCGAACCCGCGCCCAGCCACCGCGATCGCGAAGGTGTTCTGATGCTCGGGGCCGCACGCCTCCACGCACTTGTAGCAGAGGATGCACTTGGCGTAGTCGCGCACGTACAGATCGTTGTCCACCTTGGTGGGCTGCGCCACGGTGGCGGCGTACGCGGGATCCGGCGGCGCGTGATGCCCGGGCACGAGCGCGTCGCGCGCACCGGCGGCCGCGGCGGGCGCGGGCGGACCGAACCGCGCGGGATCGGCGCCATACTCGGCCACCCACGCCGCCACCTGGGGTGTGGTGGACAGATCCACCGACGACGCGAGCATCTCGAGAATCAGCTTGCGGCTGTGCCGCACCCGCGGCGAGTTGGTCTGCACGTCCATGCCGGCCTCGACGGCCCGCGAGCAGCTGGGCACCAGCACGCGCGACCCCTTCACCTCCACCACGCAGATGCGGCACACGTTCACGGGACGCAGCGTCTCGAGAAAACAGAGGGTGGGGATCTCGATCCCCATCTGCGTGCAGGCGGCGAGAATGGTGGTGCCCTCGGGCACCACCACCGCTCGGCCGTCGATGGTGAGCGATACCTGCGCCACATCGGCGTTGCGGCGCCGGCGGATCTGAGCGAGAGGTACTGGAGCGATACCGGTCATCGGTGGGGCAAGGCCTTTTTGCAGGGAGTTGGCGATTGAGAAACTGCAACTACAACTGCAACTGCAACTACAACTGCAACTGCAACTGCAACTACAACTACAACTGCTTTGGAACTACGACAAAAGCGAATTGAACGGATGCGCGGATAACTGCAAACAGCAAGACTGCTTTGGGGAACTACAACTGCAAACAGCCAACGGCGTTCTCCCCTACCCCCCTACCCCCCTACCGTCCTACCCTCAAAAGGCGCTACCGACTTCCATACAACCCCAGCCTCCTAATGGCGGATTCAACCGCCGAATACGCCGTCTGCCCGAGCCCGCAGATGGATGCGTCCTTCATCGACGCGCCCACCTCGTCGAGCAACGCCAGCTCCTTCGACACGCCGCCGAAGGTCTTGCCGGCGTTGATGCGGCACAACGCCTCCTCCTGCCGCACCGTCCCCACCCGGCACGGCACGCACTGCCCGCACGACTCGTCGCGGAAGAACGCGGCGATGCGGCGCACCACGTCCTTCATGTCCGCCCGGTCGTCGAACGCCACCACCACGCCGGAGCCCAGCGTCGCCCCCGCGGCGCGCGCCCCTTCGAGCGTGAGCGGAATGTCCAGCTCGTCCCCGCGCACGAACACGCCGGCCGCGCCGCCCAGCAGCACGGCCTGCAGCGACCGGCCCTCGGGCAGCCCGCCGCAGAGGTCCATCACCTGGCGCAGCGTGGTGCCGAACGGCACCTCCACCACGCCCGGATGCCGCACGTTGCCGCTCACGCAGAACAGCTTGGTGCCCGTGCTCTGGCCGCCGCCCACCTTCGCGAACGCCGCCCCGCCCTGCAGCACGATGAGCGGCACGTTGGCCAGCGTCTCCACGTTGTTCACCAGCGTCGGACACCCGAACAGCCCCGCCTGCACCGGGAACGGCGGCTTGTTGCGCGGCTCGCCGCGGAACCCTTCGATCGAGTTGAAGATCGCCGTCTCCTCGCCGCAGATGTACGCGCCGCCGCCCCGCCGGATCTCGATGTCGAACGTGACGCCGAGTTTCAGGATGTCGTCGCCCAACTTGCCGTTGGCCCGGCAGGCGTCGATGGCGTGCTGCAGCCGCGCCGTGGCCAGCGGATACTCGCCGCGGATGTAGATGAAGCCCCGCTCGCACCCGGTGGCATATCCGGCGATGGTCATCGCCTCGACGATCGCGAACGGATCGCCCTCCATGAGCACACGATCCTTGAACGTGCCGGGCTCCGACTCGTCGGCGTTGCAGATCAGATAGTGCGTGGCCACGGGCTGCTTGGCCACGGCCTCCCACTTTCGGCCCGTGGGGAACGCCGCGCCCCCGCGCCCGGTGAGCCCCGACGCCGTCACCTCGGCGATCACCCGCTCGGGCCCCAGCGCGATCGCCCGGGCCAGCGCCACGAACCCGCCGCTCTCCTGGTACGCCTGGATGCTGGTGGGATCCACGAGTCCCACGCGCTTGAGCAAACGCAGATCGCCCAGAAACCGGGGCACGGCCTCCGGCGCAGGCTCGGTGGGCAGCGCGCGGCTGCCGTCGAGCAGCGCCACCGCCGTCTCCACCGTCAGTTCGGCGATCTCGTGCTCCACGGGCGACTCGCCCGCCACCTGCAGCAGTGCCGCCGGCCCATGCTCGCACATGCCCAGGCAGGGAGAGCGCACCCAGGTGGACGCCCCGTCGGCGATCGCCACCTGATCGCCGTGCGGCCCGTGCCCGTGCGCCGGCCCCACCCGCCGCTCCAACTCGCCGATCAGCGCGTCGGCGCCCCGACACTTGCAGGCGATGTCGTCGCACACGTGCAGCACCCGCTTGGCGCGCGGCGTGGTGGAGAGCAGCGCGTAGAACGTGGCCACCCCCCACGCATCGGCCGGCGGCACGTCCAGCCGCTCGCACACGTACGCCAGCCCGCCCTCGCTGATCCAGCCCACCCGCGCCTGCAACGCCCGCAGCGCCGGGAGCAGCTGATGCCGGCGGTCGCGCATCTCCTGGCCGCCGTAGGCCACGTGCAGATCTTCCGCGCTCCGCACGGTCCCGCCGTCCCACGACCCGCGCGGAGGCCCCAGGCAGACGTCCACCGCCTGGCGTTCGTCGTCCGTGGGCGTGGCGTCGAGCAGCCGGATGTCCATCAGTCCGCGGCCTCCATGGACGGCCCGGCGCGTTCCACGCGCACCGCGCAGGCCTTGAATTCTGCCGTGCCGGATTTCGCGTCGGACGCGTCGATCGTGAGCAAGTTCGTGGCCACCTCATCGGGAAAGTGCAGCGTCATGAACACCACGCCGGGACGCAGCGACCGGTCCACGCGGGCCGGCGCCACCACGCTCCCGCGCCGCGACGTGATGCGCAGCACGTCGCCGTCGGCGATGTGCATCCGCGCCGCGTCCTCGGGAGAGATATCCAGCATCTCGCCCAGATGCAGCGGCGAGTCGTAGCCCCCCGACTGCACGCCGGTGTTGTACGACTCGAGCCGGCGCCCGGTGGTGAGCACCAACGGATACTCCGGGCTGACCTTCTCCACCGGTCCCTCGTGGCGGACCACGCTGAACGGCGCGGCGCGGCCGCCGCGCGGCTCGTCCCACAGCCGCGCGTGCAGGAACCTGGTGCCGGGGTGCGACTCGTCGGGACAGGGCCACTGGATGCCCCCCATCGCCTCGAGGCGCGCATAGCTCATGCCGCCGCAGAACGCGGGCGCCAGCTCGCGCACCTCGTTCCAGACCTGCTCGGCAGTGGGCGTTCCCCAATCGTGGCCCAGGCGCCGGGCCAGCTCTGACAGAATCCACAGCTCGTCGCGCGCGCCGCCGGGCGGCTCGGTGGCCTTCTTCACGCGCTGCACGCGGCGCTCGCTGTTGGTGACCGTGCCCTCGCCCTCGCACCAGGTGGCGGCGGACGGGAGCACGACATCGGCCAGCTGCGCGGTGCGCGTGAGGAAGATCTCCTGCACCACCAGGTGGTCGAGCCCGCGGAGCAGCGACTCCACGTGATGCCCGTCGGCGTCGGACTGCGCGGGGTTCTCGCCGATCACGAACAGCGACGTCATCTCGCCGCGGCCCATGGCGTGGAGCATCTCGGTGAGGTTCCAGCCATACTTGCGCTGGATGGTGGTGTTCCACTTGCGCTCGAAGCGGCCGCGGGCCTCGTCGTCGAGCATGTCCTGGAAACCCGCCAGCTTGTTGGGAATGGCGCCCATGTCGCCGCCGCCCTGCACGTTGTTCTGGCCGCGGAGCGGATTGCACCCCGAGCCCCAGGTGCCCACGTGCCCCGTGAGCAGCGACAGGTTGATCAGCGCCAGCACGTTGTCGGTGGCGTCGTGATGCTCCGTGATGCCCAGCGTCCAGCAGATCATTGCCCGCTCGGACTTGGCGTACGTGTGCGCGGCCTCGCGGATGACGCGGGCCGGCACGCCGCACAGCTGTTCGGCGTACTCGAGCGTGTACGGCTCCACCGACGCGCGATAGGCGTCGAACCCCTCCGTGGCGTTGGCGATGAACTTCTCGTGGGCCAGTCCGGCGTGGATGATCTCGCGCGCCATCGCGTTGGACAGCGCGATGTCGCTGCCCACGTGGATGCCCATCCACACGTCGGCCCACTGGGCGGACGACGTCCGCCGGGGGTCGACCACGTACAGGCGCGCCCCGTTCCGGACCCCCTTGAGCAGGTGGTGGAACCAGATCGGGTGCGCCTCACGCGCGTTCGATCCCCAGAGGAGAACGACGTCCGCGTCCTCCACTTCTTCATAGGAGCTCGTGCCCCCGCCCGCCCCAAAGACCGTCGCCAGACCGACGACGCTAGGAGCGTGTCACGTTCGGTTGCAGCTGTCGATGTTGTTGGTGCCGAAGGCGACGCGGGCCAGCTTCTGCGCCAGGAAATTCATCTCGTTGCTCGACTTGGAGCAGGAGAAGATGCCCAGCGCATCGGGGCCGTGCCGCTCGATGTTGCGACGGAATCCGTCGGCGGCCGCATCGAGCGCCTGGTCCCAGGTTGCGGGCCGGAGCTCCCCGTCCGTGCGGACGAGGGGTTCGGTGAGCCGTGGGTAGCCGGTAGTGGAAGTCTGCATGGCGGGTGAGAGTAGGACGGTAAAACGGTAGGACGGTAGGACGGTAGGACGGACAAACGGATGCCGCCGCTACCATAGAGGAGATTGCGCAATGGACCCGCCCCATGCAAGGCGCGGGGGCCGGACTCGCCCTCGATTCCCCTCAAGGGCAGTTCGATCCGAACCATCCGTCCAATCAGGAGCATCCGTTCGAACCCCTGGGTTCCTGGCGCCCGTCGCGCGTCCTGGCGCCCGTCGCGCGGATCGCCGCGGTCGGCGGACTCCAGAGCCCGCCGCGGACGCGGGAAACCCCCCGCCGCGCTCGCGGTGGAGGGTTCGGTGCGCCGACATCGAGGAGCCGGCGCCGCCGCGGGATCGCCCGATCCCGTCTCCCGCATCTATGCCGTCAGAAGGCGACCACGCCCTCGAGCATGAACCCCTTGAACAGTCCGCCGCTCCGGATGTCGGTGAGCGGGAAGTTGTTGTAGGTCTGGTTCGTGTACTCGAACTTGGCCAGCACGTTCCTGGTGACGAACAGGCCGCCACCCACCGACCAGCGATTCACGCTCACGTCGTTGGTGATGCCGGTGAGTTGTCCCTTGGCCGTGTTGTAGCGATAGCCCACGTACGCCTGCTCGTTGGGCAGGAACCGGTACACCGCCTGGCCGTCGTACTGCGTCCACGTGCGATCACTGACCTCGGTGGCCGAGCTGCCGCGGAAACGCTCGGCGTCGCCGAACAGTTCCAGCCCCTGGTACTTGATGAACGGGTTCACCGCCAGCGCGTGGATGTCGTTGCGCATGCCGGGATTGATCGTGCCCGACCAGGCATTGGCGGTCGTGGTGGACGCGGTGTTCTCCATCACGTCGAAGTAGTGCGAGCCGGCGCGATCGCCGCCGATGAGCGTGTTGTTGGCCGAGCGCGCCTGGCTGAACAGCGAACCCGTGAGGCGGAAGCGCAGATCCTTGTTCAGCTGCTTGTCGTACCCCGCCTTGCCGTAGAACGCCGGGGCGCGCTTGCTCGGCGTCTCCACCGTGCCGCGCACCTCGCCGCCCGTGATCGCGCCCATCAGCATGTAGCCGTTGGACCGCAGGTACGCTTCGGCGCCGATCTCCGTGGTGAACGCATCGATGATCGGATTGCCGATGAACGCGTTGTCGAGCGCGTTGCCGCCGTCGGTGCGGCGGAAGTGCTCGTCCCCGTAGTTGATCTCGAAGTGCCCCACGCGGAGCGTGAGATACTGCATGAGCATGTTCAACTCGGGCACGTCAAACGGCGAGTCGTCGATCAGGAAGTAGCCGTCCTTGACCCACGCTTCGTTGTGGTGGCGCGTGGAGAGGTACGCGGTGAGCTGCACGCGGATGCCCTTGGCCAGCTGCGTGTTCATGTACAGGTTGGCCATCGCGTTGTTGAAGCCCGGGCCGATCGGCATGAGCGCGTTGGCATTGACGCCGTTCACCAAGTTCGGCGTGGCGGTGTTCTGATGCGTGAAGTTCTGGAAGTCCTGCGTGAACGCGGCGCCCCAACTGGTGTGCAGGCCGGTGAACTTGGTGGTGTCGGCCTTGGGCGGCTCGAAGATGTTCAGCCCACGCTGATCCATGGGCCGGATGTGCTGGATGCCTGCGTCTCCCTGGGCGAACGAAACCGCAGGACGGAGGCCGAGGAGGGCCGCCACCACGAGCAGGCTGGAGTATTTGCGGGAGAATCTCATACGGCACCTGGGGGTTTTAGGGGGACTTTGCCGACCGATCCCTGGTGGATCGACCTCTTGTCCCTGTGCCGCTCAGTCTATGAGCTTCCCTAAACCCCTACAGTCGGCGAAAACGCCCGTTTTTCCTGGGTTAAATGACCCGGAAATGTGCGGTAAAACCTGACATCCACGGCGGTTCCCTGACGGAACTCGCTGCTGTAGCGCGATTTATGCGCTGGCCGGTCGGCGCCGGCTACGGCTTGGCTGCCGCCGCCGACGCCGCCAGCTGGAGCGCCGCATACGCGTTCACGATCCCACCCGTGACCGAGAGCGATCCGAACGGCACCAGCGGGTCGCCGTCCTTGGCCCCGGGCCGGGCCACCATCTGCGCCGGGTAGCGCGTGGCCGACTGCAGGATGATCCGCTTCACGTCGGCCGCCGAGAGGCTGGGATAGTACGACATGATCAGCGCCGCGAGCCCCGCCACCACCGGCGACGCCATGCTCGTGCCGCTGTCGCGCTCGTACTTGTTGCCGGGAATCGTGGACAGGATGTCCTCGCCCGGCGCGAACACGTCCACGCGCTGCTGGCCATAGTTGCTGAACGACGTGGCCAGCGTGTCGCCGCCCTTCCACGACGACGCGCCCACCTCGATCCAGTTCTGCGCCCGGCCGCCCGTGAGGTAGTACGGCGTGGGAAAGTTCTGCCCCTGGTCGATGTCCTTGCCGTCGTTGCCCGCGGCATGGACCATCAGCACGCCGTGCGCGTCGGCGTACCGCACCGCGTCGTCCACCACCGCCTTCTGCGGCGAGTACTCCTTGCCGAAGCTCATGTTGATCACCCGGGCGCCCTCGTCCACCGCATAGCGAATGGCGTTGGCCACGTCCTTGTCCCGCTCGTCGCCGTCGGGGATGGTGCGGATCATCATGATGCGGGCCGCCTGGGCGATCCCCTGGATCCCCTCCTTGGCGTCGGGCATGCCGGCGATGATGCCGGACACGTGCGACCCGTGCAGCGCGTCGGGGCCCATCACGTCGCGGTTGCCGTAGTCGCGCTGCGACAGATTGTTGTAGTCGTCGCCCACGATCGGCCGCGGATCGTACGTGGAGTCGTAGCCGTACTTGACCCGCGACGTGTACTCCTTCTTCGCTTCGGCGATCACCGACGGCGTCACCCCCCGATCTTCCAGCTGCAGGAAGATCGCCCGCGCCTGCACCTCGTTGGGGCCGCTCGGCTGGAACGCCTTGACCCGCGCTTCGGTGAGCGAGTCGGCGATCGCGGCCTTGAGGATCTCCAGCGCGCGCGTGAGCGCGCGGTCGGCGTTGTCGATGTTGTCCAGCGTCGCGACGTCGGCCAGGCGCTTCTGCTCGAATTCGGTCTCGATGTGCTGGCACTCGGCGGCCGGCGGAACCGGGCCGGCCACGCTCAGGTTGGCGATCCCCTTGCACCGGGAGTACAACCGCGTGAGTTCGAACGTCTCGTGGTCGATGTCCTTGCCGTCGGCGCCGCCGATGAAATTCCAGCCCCAGTCATCGTCCACGTAGCCGTTGCCGTCGTCATCCTTGCCGTTGCCGGCGATCTCCTTGGGATTGTGCCAGAGATGCGGCGCCAGGTCCACGTGGGCGGT
Encoded here:
- a CDS encoding formate--tetrahydrofolate ligase, with protein sequence MTGSTVPSDIEIAQAARPRPIVDVAADLGLGADDIDLYGKYKAKIPLEISTRPVRGRLVLVTAISPTPAGEGKSTVSVGLSQALRRIGTNAILCMREPSLGPVFGVKGGAAGGGYAQVIPMEDINLHFTGDFHAISSAHALLSAMLDNHLQQGNALNIDARRITWPRTIDMNDRALRNAVIGLGGMSDGVVREEHWVIIPASEIMAIVALSSSRKDLEERLSRIIVGATAGKDRQPVRAGQLNASGAMAMLLKDAIRPNLVQTLEGGPAFVHAGPFGNIAHGCNSILATRSALALGDVVVTEAGFGSDLGAEKFFDIKCRFGGLNPEAAVLVATIRSLKMQGGMDKKSLTKEDLGALERGLPHLKHHLENVRQFGVPVVIAINRILSDTPAELKMVHDYAAGLGARVVLADV
- the fdhD gene encoding formate dehydrogenase accessory sulfurtransferase FdhD, with the translated sequence MAETPPALGAVPGVGYGLPVESRSFVHLDGDAAHADRAPVAGEVPVAFVYGGRSHVVMMCTPSDLEDLAVGFSLSEGIVERAADIGRVEIAPHSRGVELTIEIPSAASARLADRTRVLAGRTGCGLCGVEAIDDAVRAPRVVASSLVVAAEALWRAGSALDARQPFNRDTHAVHGAAWARADGTLHVVREDVGRHNALDKVLGALAREGVDPGAGFLVVTSRASFELVQKAAAFGVPLLAAVSRPTGLAVRLAEAANVCLVGLLRGRTANVYAHPERVGAPITRETS
- a CDS encoding 2Fe-2S iron-sulfur cluster-binding protein, with the translated sequence MTGIAPVPLAQIRRRRNADVAQVSLTIDGRAVVVPEGTTILAACTQMGIEIPTLCFLETLRPVNVCRICVVEVKGSRVLVPSCSRAVEAGMDVQTNSPRVRHSRKLILEMLASSVDLSTTPQVAAWVAEYGADPARFGPPAPAAAAGARDALVPGHHAPPDPAYAATVAQPTKVDNDLYVRDYAKCILCYKCVEACGPEHQNTFAIAVAGRGFDARISTEMAVALPQSACVYCGNCIAVCPTGALMARTEFDMRADGSWDEAAQTATDTICPYCGVGCTLTLHVQDGEIVKATSPLGNEVTRGNLCIKGRFGWRFVQGARG
- a CDS encoding NAD(P)H-dependent oxidoreductase subunit E, yielding MDIRLLDATPTDDERQAVDVCLGPPRGSWDGGTVRSAEDLHVAYGGQEMRDRRHQLLPALRALQARVGWISEGGLAYVCERLDVPPADAWGVATFYALLSTTPRAKRVLHVCDDIACKCRGADALIGELERRVGPAHGHGPHGDQVAIADGASTWVRSPCLGMCEHGPAALLQVAGESPVEHEIAELTVETAVALLDGSRALPTEPAPEAVPRFLGDLRLLKRVGLVDPTSIQAYQESGGFVALARAIALGPERVIAEVTASGLTGRGGAAFPTGRKWEAVAKQPVATHYLICNADESEPGTFKDRVLMEGDPFAIVEAMTIAGYATGCERGFIYIRGEYPLATARLQHAIDACRANGKLGDDILKLGVTFDIEIRRGGGAYICGEETAIFNSIEGFRGEPRNKPPFPVQAGLFGCPTLVNNVETLANVPLIVLQGGAAFAKVGGGQSTGTKLFCVSGNVRHPGVVEVPFGTTLRQVMDLCGGLPEGRSLQAVLLGGAAGVFVRGDELDIPLTLEGARAAGATLGSGVVVAFDDRADMKDVVRRIAAFFRDESCGQCVPCRVGTVRQEEALCRINAGKTFGGVSKELALLDEVGASMKDASICGLGQTAYSAVESAIRRLGLYGSR
- a CDS encoding molybdopterin-dependent oxidoreductase — encoded protein: MQTSTTGYPRLTEPLVRTDGELRPATWDQALDAAADGFRRNIERHGPDALGIFSCSKSSNEMNFLAQKLARVAFGTNNIDSCNRTUHAPSVVGLATVFGAGGGTSSYEEVEDADVVLLWGSNAREAHPIWFHHLLKGVRNGARLYVVDPRRTSSAQWADVWMGIHVGSDIALSNAMAREIIHAGLAHEKFIANATEGFDAYRASVEPYTLEYAEQLCGVPARVIREAAHTYAKSERAMICWTLGITEHHDATDNVLALINLSLLTGHVGTWGSGCNPLRGQNNVQGGGDMGAIPNKLAGFQDMLDDEARGRFERKWNTTIQRKYGWNLTEMLHAMGRGEMTSLFVIGENPAQSDADGHHVESLLRGLDHLVVQEIFLTRTAQLADVVLPSAATWCEGEGTVTNSERRVQRVKKATEPPGGARDELWILSELARRLGHDWGTPTAEQVWNEVRELAPAFCGGMSYARLEAMGGIQWPCPDESHPGTRFLHARLWDEPRGGRAAPFSVVRHEGPVEKVSPEYPLVLTTGRRLESYNTGVQSGGYDSPLHLGEMLDISPEDAARMHIADGDVLRITSRRGSVVAPARVDRSLRPGVVFMTLHFPDEVATNLLTIDASDAKSGTAEFKACAVRVERAGPSMEAAD
- a CDS encoding S8 family peptidase gives rise to the protein MKRSFLFGAFAFALAACTAPLTVTSAPTPARPPASTAAAAPASVPRTTLDSAPTDWQLLDLAADHVPGISVLRAEHDLLAGMTPRPVLVAVIDGGLDTAHVDLAPHLWHNPKEIAGNGKDDDGNGYVDDDWGWNFIGGADGKDIDHETFELTRLYSRCKGIANLSVAGPVPPAAECQHIETEFEQKRLADVATLDNIDNADRALTRALEILKAAIADSLTEARVKAFQPSGPNEVQARAIFLQLEDRGVTPSVIAEAKKEYTSRVKYGYDSTYDPRPIVGDDYNNLSQRDYGNRDVMGPDALHGSHVSGIIAGMPDAKEGIQGIAQAARIMMIRTIPDGDERDKDVANAIRYAVDEGARVINMSFGKEYSPQKAVVDDAVRYADAHGVLMVHAAGNDGKDIDQGQNFPTPYYLTGGRAQNWIEVGASSWKGGDTLATSFSNYGQQRVDVFAPGEDILSTIPGNKYERDSGTSMASPVVAGLAALIMSYYPSLSAADVKRIILQSATRYPAQMVARPGAKDGDPLVPFGSLSVTGGIVNAYAALQLAASAAAAKP